The following are encoded together in the Hyphomicrobiales bacterium genome:
- a CDS encoding glucoamylase family protein: protein MTLSAPVQDAIAPDGGFAVAAVAIRSRHDIDRGLPEPAPVWRRLSAIFPWLDRARRHCTEPPPHAAKASEWLLDNEFQVRRAIRQVREDLPTAFYRRLPRLAAPEYRGIPRVMALAQGMLDVAHMQVSIAGAVEFVKAYQQDGPLTIAELWAFPAMLRLACLEALVQSFSELLPELTPPFEPTPRLTRHETLDPTEGVSRAISALMAVSNTSWKAFFEQVSRVEAILQDDPAGVYSAMDFDTRDRYRKAVEEIADDAPASEWEVAEAALKLTRAHAGARRFGHVGCWLVAEGRAELEQKVGFRAKWAATPRRWIMAHPGRSYAGALAGFAIAALIVPALLLAIYDAGAAAWVVGLVLSLTPAMIISVTFTDWIVTRLVPPRVLPKLDVEHGLGAGCDAALVMPVILRKQAEVAPLVERLETHWLSNPDPLIRMALLSDLADADRERMPEDAAIEAALVAGVRRLNARYADHAPFVLLHRGRRWNAAEGCWMGWERKRGKLEELTGLILGHLPDAFALREGDVDALRRARFVVTLDADTKAQPNGINRLLGTLAHPLNRVEFDPATARPRRGYTFIQPRVEISPDAGDRSLFTRLYTGDTAIDIYSRAVSDVYQDLFGEGIFTGKGAFDVVAFHKCLHGRVPENAIVSHDLFEGLHGRAALASDIVFYEDFPANYLAYARRAFRWIRGDWQLLPWLGGTAPVRDEKCAPNRLSALDRWKMFDNLRRSLIPPALVAFAVAGWLALPGQALIWTALTVVGPGAYLFTDLVTSLARGRRRGAARSILRQLADHGGRWLLAIIFLAYKAAVASEAVARTSWRVYVSRRRLLEWTSAAHSAAEDSQTRSGTWREMAAAPMLAVAIALILALLKPAALPGAAPLLLLWLASPEIARLISRKRQAVSETLRAEDRLYLRLVARRTWLFFETFAGPDDNWLPPDSYQASPHEEIAHRSSPTNVGMLFLSALTAWDLGHIGLRDLAARMTASLDSLGRLESYAGHTLNWFDTKTLKSLEPRYVSTVDSGNLAVSLLTLREGCREAARGPVLSPTLWSGFEDALHLLREAVSALPETDRRVICDQLDAILGRLPAIRSAPQDWRSALVEIGTEDWRQLHVLVAKAPATDVEADPHEVYLWLERADHHLMNMRRDLDALEPWCALTDTPPAGLEGVSALLEALPRPDTPLARIADRIGQARSALSGFAPVDAESRRWVSEVIAALDRGEAACGNLRESLEQCAVRAEARAFGMDFHPLYDAETRTFFIGYNLGSDQLDQHHYDLLASEARLASYFAIAKRDVPVEHWFHLGRPITQAGGALTTLSWNGSMFEYLMPALLLPSEAGRLLGQSERAAVSVQRRYGEKLGLPWGVSESGYAARDAAHRYQYQAFGVPGLGLKRGLSGDYVVAPYASALALAVAPTLATSNLRRLDKLGLRERYGFFEAADFTPDRRPAKGGFTPVRAYMAHHQGMISAAIGNALNDNILIRRFGRDPRMRATELLLQERVPWEFPPEQATEAETAAPDLARIPTPALHGWTAPNQPDLQLHVMGNGSLASWISDAGGGALWWRNQALTRWTGDDVSRGGDTRIYVSERESGAVWSLGGHASNRSSDTNFHAHKIEFHERVEGLSTNLEIAIAPSDDVEIRRVTIFNDSDRAREIDVTSYAEVVLAPAAAHERHPAFSKLFVHSERLDAQNALVFKRRPRRPADRPPVLIHGLLPTDAAVTPAGFETDRRRFLGRHGDPERPPGAIDPLDGAVGWTLDPVMALRARVILAPGARAQVDFVTVAAGSRETALDIAERYATAPALDWAMEDALRSAALEARRLGLDSRALAEAQALCRDLVYPRTPPLVLAAASETALPAQPQLWGMGLSGDLPIVLVRVVDDAHAQLLPIIVRAHQWWLRRGLRADLVILREGASGYQEPIRDLLSAALREAFVPEGLGGPGGVHLLAADQFGAAERRALEATARVSLDGAAGSLAEAMTAPQPGRIPPPRFQPVGPPTPSRTAPPLLRPENLVFDNSLGGFTPEEGDYAIHLEGGRVTPAPWCNVLANESFGSIVSEAGLGFSWCINSGEHRLTPWSNDPVVDPQTEALYLRDEETAGIWTLTPLPAGGNAPCQVRHRAGATTWQRNEEGLEQRLTVFVPPDAPVKLALLTLSNPGDRGRRFTATYYAEWLLGSMSSMARPHLVCGYDVESRALIARNGWNPEFGDRTAFLAASRPPHSLTCDRAAFLGLRGDPARPAGLTAWNLDGALDGIADICAAFQVHIDLASGETEEVVFVLGEGSDLAEAAHLALHWSDVEKARKALAESDAAWKRRLDAVRVTTPDPAFDLMVNRWLINQIFASRIFARAGFQQAGGAFGFRDQLQDMVALLFTEPQRVRAHILDCASRQFEEGDVLHWWHPPLGRGVRTRCSDDLLWLVYATGRYVGATGDVSILAEEVPFLSAPPLGIDEEDRYALFEAGAEHATLFEHCRRALDRGVTMGAHGLPLIGTGDWNDGMDRVGNEGHGESVWLAWFAAVCADAFADLAKDFGRNDINGIWNARADDLRRAADAAGWDGAWYARAFADDGLPWGSKDSDECQIDSISQSWAALAGGPSPERTATAVAAATERLVDHDARLVRLLTPPFDRTPRDPGYIRAYPPGVRENGGQYTHAAAWLGLAHARLGDGDRAYEIFDLINPIRHTVGLADAELYRAEPYVLAADVRGAEPGIGQAGWTWYTGAAGWTWQLAVEGILGLSLQRGSVRIAPRIPRNWGGAEVRVNGPDGILIITIEDPERIGTGRVELAVDGRPVGGDCIAIPTGGMERRVTARLRR, encoded by the coding sequence GTGACACTTTCCGCGCCAGTGCAAGACGCCATCGCGCCGGACGGCGGGTTTGCGGTCGCCGCCGTCGCGATCCGGTCGCGTCATGACATCGACAGGGGCCTGCCCGAGCCGGCCCCCGTCTGGCGGAGACTCTCCGCCATCTTTCCCTGGCTGGATCGCGCACGCCGCCATTGCACCGAGCCGCCGCCGCATGCAGCCAAGGCCTCGGAGTGGCTGCTCGACAACGAGTTTCAGGTGCGTCGCGCCATTCGACAGGTGCGCGAGGATCTACCCACCGCCTTCTACCGTCGATTGCCGCGGCTCGCCGCGCCCGAATATCGGGGAATCCCGCGCGTCATGGCGCTGGCGCAAGGCATGCTCGACGTCGCGCATATGCAGGTCAGCATCGCCGGCGCGGTGGAGTTCGTCAAGGCGTATCAGCAGGACGGGCCGCTGACGATTGCCGAGCTTTGGGCGTTTCCGGCGATGCTTCGCCTCGCCTGCCTGGAGGCGCTCGTTCAGTCGTTTTCCGAACTCTTGCCCGAACTTACCCCGCCATTCGAACCGACGCCCCGATTGACGCGTCACGAGACGCTTGACCCGACCGAAGGCGTCTCACGCGCGATTTCGGCCCTCATGGCGGTGTCGAACACCTCCTGGAAGGCGTTCTTCGAGCAGGTGAGCCGTGTCGAAGCGATCCTGCAGGACGATCCCGCCGGCGTTTATTCGGCCATGGATTTCGACACGCGAGACCGATACCGCAAGGCCGTCGAGGAAATCGCGGACGACGCGCCTGCGTCCGAGTGGGAAGTCGCCGAGGCCGCGCTGAAACTGACGCGCGCCCATGCCGGCGCACGGCGCTTCGGGCATGTCGGATGCTGGCTGGTCGCGGAGGGCCGGGCGGAGCTCGAGCAGAAGGTCGGCTTTCGCGCCAAGTGGGCCGCCACACCGCGCCGCTGGATCATGGCTCATCCCGGCAGGAGCTATGCCGGGGCGCTGGCGGGCTTCGCCATTGCCGCACTGATCGTGCCTGCGCTGCTGCTCGCCATCTACGACGCCGGCGCGGCGGCGTGGGTGGTGGGGCTTGTGCTGTCGCTCACACCCGCCATGATCATTAGCGTCACTTTCACGGACTGGATCGTCACCAGGCTCGTCCCCCCTCGGGTGCTGCCGAAGCTCGACGTCGAGCACGGTCTGGGCGCCGGCTGCGATGCGGCGCTGGTGATGCCGGTGATCCTGCGCAAACAGGCCGAAGTTGCACCGCTCGTCGAGCGGCTGGAAACGCATTGGCTGTCGAACCCCGATCCGCTCATCCGCATGGCGCTGCTGAGCGACCTCGCGGACGCGGATAGGGAGCGTATGCCGGAAGATGCGGCGATCGAGGCAGCTCTAGTGGCAGGCGTGCGCCGCCTCAACGCGCGCTACGCCGACCATGCACCGTTCGTGCTCCTCCACCGGGGGCGCCGCTGGAATGCCGCCGAAGGCTGCTGGATGGGCTGGGAGCGCAAGCGCGGCAAGCTCGAAGAACTCACCGGCCTGATACTCGGCCACCTGCCCGACGCCTTTGCCTTGCGCGAGGGCGATGTCGACGCGCTGCGACGCGCGCGCTTCGTCGTCACGCTCGACGCCGACACCAAGGCGCAGCCCAACGGCATCAACCGGCTCCTGGGGACGCTGGCCCATCCGCTGAACCGGGTCGAATTCGACCCGGCGACGGCAAGACCGCGCCGCGGCTACACCTTCATCCAGCCCAGGGTCGAGATTTCGCCTGATGCCGGCGACCGCTCTCTGTTCACCCGCCTCTATACCGGAGACACCGCCATCGACATCTACAGCCGGGCGGTCTCGGACGTCTATCAGGACCTGTTCGGCGAGGGGATATTCACCGGCAAGGGCGCCTTCGACGTCGTCGCGTTCCACAAATGCCTGCACGGCCGCGTACCGGAGAACGCGATCGTCAGCCACGATTTGTTCGAGGGACTTCACGGCCGCGCGGCACTCGCCAGCGACATCGTCTTCTACGAGGATTTCCCCGCCAACTATCTCGCCTATGCGCGCCGCGCCTTTCGCTGGATCCGGGGCGACTGGCAGCTTCTGCCTTGGCTGGGCGGAACGGCGCCAGTCCGCGACGAGAAGTGCGCGCCCAACCGGCTTTCGGCGCTCGACCGATGGAAAATGTTCGACAATCTGCGCCGCAGCCTCATCCCCCCGGCACTTGTCGCATTTGCGGTTGCGGGATGGCTGGCGCTGCCGGGACAAGCCCTGATCTGGACGGCGCTGACGGTGGTCGGACCGGGCGCATATCTCTTTACCGACCTCGTCACCAGCCTGGCGCGCGGACGCAGGCGGGGGGCCGCGCGCAGCATTCTGCGCCAGCTGGCCGATCATGGCGGACGCTGGCTGCTGGCGATCATCTTCCTGGCATACAAGGCCGCGGTAGCGAGCGAAGCGGTCGCGCGCACTTCGTGGCGCGTGTATGTCTCGCGCCGCCGTCTGCTGGAATGGACGTCGGCAGCCCATTCCGCGGCGGAGGATTCGCAAACTCGGTCCGGAACCTGGCGCGAAATGGCCGCCGCGCCCATGCTTGCGGTCGCGATCGCACTGATCCTCGCTTTGCTGAAACCCGCCGCCCTGCCCGGGGCCGCGCCGCTGCTGCTCTTGTGGCTCGCCTCGCCCGAGATCGCGCGGCTCATCAGCAGGAAGAGGCAGGCGGTGTCGGAGACCCTTCGGGCGGAAGACCGGCTCTACCTGCGCCTGGTCGCGCGACGCACCTGGCTGTTCTTCGAGACGTTTGCCGGCCCCGACGACAACTGGTTGCCGCCTGACAGCTATCAGGCGAGCCCGCACGAGGAAATCGCGCACCGCTCCTCCCCGACCAATGTCGGGATGCTCTTCCTGTCGGCGCTGACGGCGTGGGATTTGGGCCACATAGGCCTCCGTGACCTTGCCGCGCGGATGACCGCCTCGCTGGACTCGCTCGGTCGGTTGGAGAGCTATGCCGGCCACACGCTGAACTGGTTCGACACGAAGACACTCAAGTCGCTCGAGCCGCGCTACGTCTCGACGGTCGACAGCGGCAATCTGGCCGTAAGCCTGCTAACGCTGCGCGAAGGTTGCAGGGAGGCCGCGAGGGGTCCAGTGCTGTCTCCAACGCTGTGGAGTGGCTTTGAGGATGCACTCCATCTTTTGCGTGAGGCCGTATCCGCACTGCCCGAGACCGATCGAAGGGTGATTTGCGATCAGCTCGATGCGATTCTCGGCCGGCTCCCCGCAATCCGGAGCGCGCCGCAAGACTGGCGGTCCGCACTGGTGGAGATCGGCACGGAAGACTGGCGGCAGCTTCACGTGCTCGTCGCCAAAGCGCCCGCGACCGACGTCGAGGCCGATCCGCACGAGGTCTATCTCTGGCTGGAGCGTGCCGATCACCATTTGATGAATATGCGGCGGGATCTTGACGCGCTGGAACCCTGGTGTGCCCTGACCGATACGCCGCCGGCCGGGCTTGAAGGCGTGTCGGCGCTGCTCGAGGCGCTGCCCCGACCCGATACCCCCCTCGCCCGGATAGCCGACAGGATCGGCCAGGCGCGCAGCGCGCTTTCGGGATTTGCTCCGGTCGATGCAGAGAGCCGACGTTGGGTTTCGGAGGTGATTGCGGCACTCGACCGGGGAGAGGCCGCTTGCGGCAATCTCCGCGAGAGCCTCGAGCAATGCGCGGTCCGGGCGGAGGCACGCGCCTTCGGCATGGATTTCCACCCGCTCTATGACGCGGAGACCAGAACCTTCTTCATCGGCTACAATCTCGGCTCCGACCAGCTCGACCAGCACCACTACGACCTGCTGGCGAGCGAGGCGCGGCTGGCCAGCTATTTCGCGATCGCCAAGCGCGACGTGCCCGTCGAACATTGGTTTCACCTCGGGCGCCCGATCACCCAGGCGGGCGGTGCGCTCACGACGCTGTCGTGGAACGGGTCGATGTTCGAATATCTCATGCCGGCTCTGCTGTTGCCGAGCGAGGCAGGGCGGCTGCTCGGTCAGAGCGAACGTGCGGCGGTGTCCGTGCAACGGCGCTATGGGGAGAAACTCGGCCTGCCCTGGGGTGTTTCGGAATCCGGCTATGCCGCCCGGGATGCCGCGCATCGCTACCAGTACCAGGCATTCGGGGTTCCCGGGCTGGGCCTCAAGCGCGGCCTGTCCGGGGACTATGTGGTCGCGCCCTATGCAAGCGCGCTGGCACTGGCCGTCGCGCCGACCCTCGCCACATCCAACCTCCGTCGGCTGGACAAGCTCGGCCTGCGTGAGCGGTACGGATTCTTCGAGGCAGCCGATTTCACGCCGGACCGGCGGCCGGCAAAAGGCGGCTTCACGCCCGTGCGCGCCTATATGGCCCACCACCAGGGTATGATTTCCGCCGCGATCGGCAACGCGCTGAACGATAACATCCTGATCAGGCGTTTCGGCCGCGATCCGCGCATGCGCGCCACCGAGCTGCTGCTGCAGGAGCGCGTCCCGTGGGAGTTCCCGCCCGAGCAGGCGACAGAGGCCGAAACCGCAGCGCCCGACCTCGCACGTATACCGACGCCGGCGCTGCATGGTTGGACGGCACCGAACCAGCCGGACCTTCAGCTCCACGTCATGGGCAATGGAAGCCTCGCCTCCTGGATCAGCGACGCCGGAGGCGGGGCGCTCTGGTGGCGCAACCAGGCGCTCACGCGCTGGACTGGCGACGACGTCAGCCGAGGCGGCGACACGCGTATCTATGTCAGCGAGCGCGAAAGCGGCGCGGTCTGGTCGCTCGGCGGACACGCCTCGAATCGGTCGTCGGACACGAACTTCCACGCCCACAAGATCGAGTTTCACGAGCGTGTGGAAGGTTTGTCGACAAACCTCGAAATCGCGATTGCGCCGAGCGACGACGTCGAGATCCGCCGCGTCACGATCTTCAACGACAGCGACCGGGCGCGCGAGATTGATGTGACGAGCTATGCGGAGGTCGTGCTTGCGCCTGCGGCCGCCCATGAGCGGCACCCCGCCTTCAGCAAGCTCTTCGTCCACAGCGAGCGGCTGGATGCCCAGAACGCGCTTGTCTTCAAGCGCCGCCCGAGACGACCTGCCGATCGACCGCCGGTCCTCATTCATGGCCTTCTGCCGACCGATGCCGCGGTGACGCCAGCCGGTTTCGAGACAGACCGCAGAAGGTTTCTCGGCCGGCACGGCGACCCCGAACGACCGCCGGGCGCGATCGACCCGCTGGATGGCGCCGTCGGATGGACGCTCGATCCGGTCATGGCCTTGCGGGCGCGCGTTATCCTGGCGCCTGGGGCGCGCGCGCAGGTCGATTTCGTGACGGTTGCGGCAGGTTCACGCGAGACGGCGCTTGATATCGCCGAGCGCTACGCAACCGCGCCGGCTCTCGACTGGGCGATGGAAGACGCGCTGCGATCTGCCGCGCTCGAAGCGCGACGCCTCGGGCTCGATTCCCGCGCGCTGGCTGAGGCGCAGGCACTGTGCCGCGATCTCGTCTATCCCCGAACGCCGCCGCTCGTATTGGCGGCGGCGTCGGAGACGGCTCTTCCGGCCCAGCCGCAGCTCTGGGGCATGGGGCTGTCCGGGGATCTGCCGATCGTCCTCGTGCGGGTTGTCGACGATGCACATGCGCAGCTTCTCCCGATTATCGTCCGGGCACATCAGTGGTGGCTCAGGCGGGGCCTTCGCGCGGACCTGGTAATCCTGCGCGAGGGCGCTTCCGGCTATCAGGAGCCGATCCGCGACTTGCTGTCCGCCGCTCTTCGCGAAGCTTTCGTGCCCGAGGGTCTGGGCGGACCGGGAGGCGTTCATCTCCTGGCGGCGGACCAGTTCGGCGCGGCGGAGCGGCGGGCGCTTGAGGCTACGGCGCGCGTATCGCTCGACGGAGCGGCGGGATCGCTCGCCGAGGCGATGACCGCGCCGCAGCCGGGACGCATCCCACCGCCCCGTTTCCAGCCGGTCGGACCACCGACGCCCTCGCGCACCGCGCCGCCACTCCTGCGCCCCGAAAACCTCGTCTTCGACAACTCCCTTGGCGGGTTCACCCCGGAAGAAGGAGACTATGCGATCCATCTCGAAGGCGGACGCGTGACACCGGCGCCCTGGTGCAACGTGCTGGCGAATGAGAGCTTTGGATCGATCGTCTCGGAAGCGGGACTGGGCTTCAGCTGGTGCATCAACAGCGGCGAGCATCGCCTCACGCCATGGTCGAACGACCCGGTGGTCGATCCGCAGACAGAGGCGCTCTACCTGCGCGACGAGGAAACCGCCGGCATCTGGACGCTGACCCCGCTGCCTGCGGGCGGCAATGCGCCCTGCCAGGTCCGCCACCGTGCCGGCGCCACAACCTGGCAGCGCAACGAGGAGGGACTGGAGCAGCGTCTCACAGTCTTCGTTCCACCCGATGCCCCCGTGAAGCTGGCGCTCCTCACCCTGTCCAACCCAGGCGACCGCGGCCGCCGGTTTACAGCGACCTATTATGCCGAATGGCTGCTTGGCTCGATGTCCAGCATGGCGCGACCGCATCTGGTTTGCGGCTATGATGTCGAAAGCCGGGCGCTGATCGCGCGTAATGGCTGGAATCCCGAATTCGGCGACCGCACGGCGTTTCTTGCTGCGAGCCGACCGCCGCACAGCCTGACCTGTGACCGCGCGGCGTTTCTCGGCCTCCGGGGTGATCCAGCCCGACCGGCCGGCCTCACGGCCTGGAACCTCGATGGAGCGCTCGACGGCATCGCCGATATCTGCGCGGCGTTTCAGGTCCACATCGATCTGGCCTCCGGCGAGACGGAGGAGGTCGTCTTCGTGCTCGGCGAGGGGAGCGACCTCGCCGAGGCGGCACACCTCGCCCTGCATTGGAGTGACGTCGAGAAGGCAAGAAAGGCGCTCGCCGAAAGCGATGCCGCCTGGAAGCGGCGGCTCGACGCCGTCAGGGTCACCACCCCGGATCCGGCTTTCGACCTCATGGTCAACCGCTGGCTCATCAACCAGATCTTTGCGTCGCGCATATTCGCACGGGCGGGGTTTCAGCAGGCTGGCGGTGCCTTCGGTTTCCGTGACCAGCTTCAGGACATGGTGGCGCTTCTTTTCACCGAGCCGCAGCGTGTGCGCGCGCATATTCTGGACTGCGCGTCGCGGCAGTTCGAGGAGGGCGACGTGCTGCACTGGTGGCATCCGCCTTTGGGAAGAGGCGTGCGAACGCGCTGCTCGGACGATTTGCTGTGGCTCGTCTATGCAACCGGCCGATATGTCGGCGCCACCGGCGACGTCTCCATCCTTGCCGAGGAAGTTCCATTTCTGTCCGCCCCGCCGCTGGGGATCGACGAGGAAGACCGCTACGCCTTGTTCGAGGCTGGCGCGGAGCACGCGACCCTGTTCGAGCATTGCCGGCGGGCGCTGGATCGTGGCGTCACCATGGGCGCTCATGGGCTGCCACTTATCGGCACAGGCGACTGGAACGACGGCATGGACCGGGTCGGCAACGAGGGACATGGCGAAAGCGTGTGGCTCGCCTGGTTCGCCGCGGTCTGCGCCGACGCCTTCGCTGACCTCGCCAAGGACTTCGGGCGCAACGATATCAATGGCATCTGGAATGCGCGCGCCGATGATCTGCGTCGGGCCGCCGACGCAGCCGGCTGGGATGGCGCATGGTACGCGCGGGCCTTCGCGGATGACGGTCTGCCGTGGGGCTCGAAAGATTCCGACGAATGCCAGATCGACAGCATATCCCAGTCCTGGGCGGCATTGGCCGGCGGACCTTCGCCCGAGCGAACCGCCACGGCCGTCGCCGCTGCGACCGAGCGTCTCGTCGATCATGACGCGCGGCTGGTGCGTCTGTTGACGCCGCCGTTCGACCGGACACCGCGCGATCCGGGCTATATTCGCGCCTATCCGCCAGGTGTGCGGGAAAATGGCGGCCAGTACACCCATGCGGCGGCCTGGCTGGGCCTGGCCCATGCGCGGCTGGGCGATGGCGACCGTGCCTACGAGATCTTCGATCTGATCAACCCGATCCGTCACACCGTCGGCCTCGCCGACGCCGAACTCTACCGAGCCGAACCCTATGTCCTGGCCGCCGATGTGCGCGGCGCCGAACCCGGGATCGGTCAGGCCGGCTGGACTTGGTACACGGGTGCGGCCGGCTGGACCTGGCAACTTGCCGTCGAGGGCATTCTCGGCCTGAGCCTCCAGCGCGGTTCAGTCAGGATTGCCCCTCGAATCCCGAGGAACTGGGGCGGTGCGGAGGTCAGGGTCAACGGCCCCGACGGGATTCTGATTATCACCATCGAGGATCCCGAACGGATCGGCACCGGCCGCGTCGAGCTTGCGGTAGATGGGCGCCCTGTAGGCGGCGATTGTATTGCCATCCCGACAGGCGGAATGGAACGCCGCGTCACCGCACGCCTGCGGCGCTGA
- a CDS encoding universal stress protein: protein MSEPELLKHNKTGAPPPCQQAEHQILRHVLVCVDASPFADAVLAHAAAVAIAADAQMTVMRVLETPAVQVPMDPVEWTLRHRDVEADLRERASRFGDLQADAVVVDGPAAERICAWARDNAVDLTVLGGGGEGNWPFVGLGGTARRVAEVVNGSVLLVPSPQVGDAPIRYRRVLIPLDGSPRSECALPLGLGIAAAHGAEMVLVHAAPNIDLTEADPLEAEAIMLRDRLRRRNERAAERHLKRVRSRLPPTPATRIRVLPSGDPRHALARAAVEEHADLMVLSSTGQSGHPDMSVGSVADYLINHMNIPVLLVRGHEGSPPMVCRRSGEAMAVRLPSRALM, encoded by the coding sequence ATGTCTGAGCCTGAGCTCCTGAAGCATAACAAGACGGGGGCTCCGCCGCCATGCCAGCAAGCCGAGCACCAAATCCTTCGCCATGTCCTGGTCTGTGTCGATGCGTCTCCCTTTGCGGATGCCGTGTTGGCGCACGCGGCCGCGGTGGCCATCGCGGCCGATGCACAAATGACCGTCATGCGCGTTCTCGAGACGCCGGCGGTTCAGGTGCCGATGGACCCGGTGGAGTGGACGCTGCGCCACCGCGATGTGGAGGCTGACTTGCGCGAGCGCGCGTCGCGCTTTGGCGACCTTCAAGCCGATGCCGTGGTCGTCGACGGACCGGCCGCCGAACGCATCTGCGCCTGGGCGCGCGACAATGCGGTGGACCTGACCGTGCTGGGCGGAGGTGGCGAGGGCAACTGGCCCTTCGTGGGATTGGGCGGCACCGCGCGTCGGGTGGCGGAGGTCGTCAACGGTTCGGTACTGCTCGTCCCGTCGCCACAGGTCGGTGACGCTCCGATACGCTATCGCAGGGTGCTGATACCGCTCGACGGCTCTCCGCGATCGGAATGCGCCTTGCCGCTCGGCTTGGGAATTGCGGCCGCCCACGGCGCCGAGATGGTGCTCGTCCATGCGGCCCCGAATATCGATCTCACCGAGGCAGATCCACTCGAAGCTGAGGCCATCATGTTGCGCGACCGGCTGCGCCGTCGCAACGAGCGCGCCGCCGAGCGGCATTTGAAGCGGGTCCGATCCCGGTTGCCCCCCACCCCGGCGACCAGAATACGGGTATTGCCGAGCGGCGATCCGCGCCATGCGCTCGCGCGCGCGGCAGTGGAAGAGCACGCCGATCTCATGGTTCTTTCCTCCACCGGCCAGAGCGGACATCCGGACATGTCCGTGGGCAGTGTCGCCGACTATCTGATCAACCACATGAACATCCCTGTCCTGCTCGTGCGGGGACATGAGGGAAGTCCGCCGATGGTTTGCAGGAGATCAGGCGAAGCCATGGCCGTGAGGCTGCCGAGCCGGGCGCTGATGTGA